A stretch of Schistocerca americana isolate TAMUIC-IGC-003095 chromosome 3, iqSchAmer2.1, whole genome shotgun sequence DNA encodes these proteins:
- the LOC124607289 gene encoding protein psiG-like yields the protein MMALAALPEFACCQLSGPKALSVVLCGAEGRFPDPTDCGYYMDCTSNGDGSYTQTITPCPAGTYYNSCQGNCSLTQQPPNCSFPCSINGAITISPENPSVYFVCIINATGSYFNVSKCDNCNISVSCPVNNSTAGGSSCNGTYYYGDEKNCSVFYHCSGAGATPDLGECGTDQYYLSYNHSCVEFYCTSEGWFADPANCSRCYYCSRDGSGYVKTHVLCPDGSHFDSSVGGCMMGLCTTVCPGSSSSYFRCPSSGFFADPLSCSSYYYCDSILEATHIDCPDGSHFDSVVGGCMMGSCSKRMV from the coding sequence ATGATGGCGCTGGCGGCGCTTCCAGAGTTCGCCTGCTGCCAGCTATCAGGACCCAAGGCGCTCTCTGTTGTCCTCTGTGGGGCCGAGGGTCGATTCCCCGACCCCACGGACTGCGGCTACTACATGGACTGCACGAGCAACGGCGACGGCAGCTACACGCAGACCATCACTCCGTGTCCTGCCGGAACCTACTACAACTCGTGCCAGGGCAACTGCAGCCTCACTCAGCAACCACCCAACTGTTCCTTTCCCTGTAGTATTAATGGTGCTATAACTATTTCACCTGAAAATCCGTCtgtgtattttgtgtgtattaTTAATGCTACAGGGTCGTACTTCAATGTTAGTAAATGTGACAATTGCAATATTTCAGTTAGCTGCCCAGTCAATAATTCAACAGCTGGGGGCTCCAGCTGTAACGGTACttattattatggagatgaaaagaACTGTTCCGTTTTCTATCACTGCAGTGGCGCAGGTGCGACACCAGATCTGGGGGAATGCGGTACTGATCAGTACTACTTGTCATATAACCACAGCTGTGTCGAGTTTTATTGCACATCAGAGGGCTGGTTCGCTGACCCAGCCAATTGTTCCCGATGCTATTACTGCTCCAGAGATGGGTCGGGTTATGTCAAGACGCATGTTCTGTGTCCGGATGGTAGTCACTTTGACAGCTCGGTTGGAGGATGCATGATGGGATTGTGCACAACAGTCTGCCCCGGAAGCAGCAGCTCATATTTCAGGTGCCCCTCCAGCGGCTTCTTCGCGGATCCTTTGAGCTGTAGCTCATACTATTACTGCGACAGCATCCTAGAAGCAACGCACATCGACTGTCCAGACGGAAGCCACTTTGATAGTGTTGTCGGTGGCTGCATGATGGGTAGCTGTTCCAAAAGGATGGTCTGA